Proteins from one Mycobacterium sp. SMC-2 genomic window:
- a CDS encoding YihY/virulence factor BrkB family protein, with protein MVGWLDRLQRRNRAAGVVIGVVYKYLDDQGGYLSALITYYGFVSLFPLLLLLTTGLGVVLAGHPELQQQVLHSTLSQFPVIGGQLHQPAGLSGGTVAVVVGIAGALYGGLGVGQAVQNAMDSVWAVPRNKRPDPFRSRLRSLLLLLVLGSAAIAATALSAAGQATGALGVYGKIGVALVAVGINALICLVAFRVTTARDLTYRQVLPGALAAAVIWQILQWGGAGYIRHTVKTASATNSVFALVLGLLAFLFLVSSTLVLCAEINVVLVERLYPRALLTPFTDDAELTPADRKTYTKKTKAERFKGFQRVSVRFGDLARKASRPRTPTISRPAG; from the coding sequence ATGGTCGGCTGGCTGGACAGGCTGCAGCGACGGAACCGCGCCGCCGGCGTGGTGATCGGCGTGGTTTACAAATACCTCGACGACCAAGGCGGTTACCTGTCCGCCCTGATCACCTATTACGGCTTCGTGTCGCTGTTCCCGCTATTGCTGCTGTTGACGACGGGCCTCGGAGTGGTCCTCGCCGGACACCCCGAACTGCAGCAGCAGGTGCTGCACAGCACGTTGAGCCAATTCCCGGTGATCGGCGGCCAACTGCATCAGCCCGCGGGGCTCAGCGGAGGGACCGTCGCCGTCGTCGTCGGCATTGCGGGCGCGCTCTACGGCGGTCTGGGCGTGGGCCAGGCGGTGCAGAATGCAATGGACTCGGTATGGGCCGTCCCGAGGAACAAGCGTCCCGACCCGTTCCGCTCCCGCCTGCGCAGCCTGCTCTTGCTGCTGGTCCTTGGCTCCGCGGCCATCGCCGCCACCGCCCTGTCCGCGGCGGGCCAGGCCACCGGGGCGCTGGGCGTGTACGGAAAGATCGGTGTCGCACTGGTCGCCGTGGGCATCAATGCGTTGATTTGCCTGGTGGCGTTCCGGGTGACCACGGCGCGGGACCTCACCTATCGCCAAGTGCTGCCGGGAGCGCTTGCCGCGGCGGTGATTTGGCAGATTTTACAGTGGGGCGGAGCGGGATACATTCGGCACACGGTGAAGACGGCCAGCGCCACCAACAGCGTCTTCGCTCTGGTGCTTGGATTACTGGCCTTCCTTTTCCTGGTGTCGTCCACACTGGTTCTGTGCGCCGAGATCAATGTCGTTCTGGTGGAACGGCTTTACCCGCGCGCCTTGCTCACACCATTTACCGATGACGCCGAACTCACACCGGCGGACCGCAAGACGTATACCAAGAAGACAAAAGCCGAGCGGTTCAAGGGCTTTCAGCGCGTCAGCGTCCGGTTCGGCGACCTCGCCCGCAAGGCGAGCCGGCCGCGGACGCCGACGATCAGCCGGCCCGCCGGCTAG
- a CDS encoding DUF3072 domain-containing protein, protein MTDDARQAPSENPEKDTSDWVTGDEPMTGPQRSYVHTLAQEAGRDIPDDMTKAQASELIDELQQQTGRGN, encoded by the coding sequence ATGACTGACGACGCGCGACAGGCGCCAAGTGAAAACCCCGAGAAGGACACGTCCGACTGGGTGACCGGCGACGAACCGATGACCGGTCCGCAGCGCAGCTACGTGCACACGCTCGCACAGGAAGCCGGCCGCGATATCCCCGACGATATGACGAAGGCGCAGGCGTCGGAGCTCATCGACGAGCTGCAGCAGCAGACGGGGCGCGGCAACTGA
- a CDS encoding DUF2505 domain-containing protein: protein MSRSFDIRIESPASVGQIHAAFGREDYWLARLAASNAPTTLDSLIVDADGTVTMRATQHVGRQVLPALLAKAVPGDLKISHSETWRPLADGEVRGQINVVTSGGLGSGRAEAWMAAAGDGARLRFAVEVAVKIPLVGRKLEKSMQADLAESIPALQRFTSTWIAENA, encoded by the coding sequence ATGTCGCGTTCCTTCGACATCCGAATCGAATCGCCCGCCAGCGTCGGACAGATCCACGCGGCGTTCGGGCGCGAAGACTATTGGCTGGCCCGCCTTGCCGCCAGCAACGCGCCCACCACGCTGGATTCGTTGATTGTCGATGCCGACGGCACGGTGACCATGCGCGCCACCCAACACGTGGGCCGCCAGGTGCTGCCGGCGCTGCTGGCCAAAGCCGTCCCCGGCGACCTGAAGATCTCCCACAGCGAGACGTGGCGACCTCTCGCTGACGGCGAGGTCCGCGGACAAATCAATGTGGTGACCTCCGGCGGGTTGGGATCGGGTCGTGCCGAAGCGTGGATGGCGGCAGCCGGCGACGGCGCCCGGTTGCGGTTCGCCGTGGAGGTGGCCGTGAAGATTCCGTTGGTGGGCCGCAAACTCGAGAAGTCGATGCAAGCCGACCTGGCCGAGAGCATCCCCGCGTTGCAGCGCTTCACCAGCACCTGGATCGCCGAGAACGCCTGA
- a CDS encoding STAS domain-containing protein — translation MPTSLTLDTARGNDGKLMLVAAGEIDLSNIDDFVRALTSASGDATGDGPLTVDLSGVEYLDSAAINALFSHANHIQLIAHPILMPVLTISGLTELVAIEPAPSADS, via the coding sequence ATTCCCACGTCGCTCACCCTGGACACCGCGCGCGGCAACGACGGAAAACTGATGCTGGTCGCGGCGGGCGAGATCGATCTGAGCAACATCGACGACTTCGTTCGAGCTCTCACCAGCGCCAGCGGTGACGCTACGGGCGACGGGCCACTCACCGTCGACCTCAGCGGCGTCGAGTACCTCGACAGCGCCGCCATCAACGCGTTGTTCTCCCACGCCAACCACATCCAGCTGATCGCCCATCCGATCCTGATGCCGGTCCTGACAATCAGCGGCCTCACGGAACTGGTTGCCATCGAGCCCGCACCTTCAGCGGACTCATGA
- a CDS encoding SpoIIE family protein phosphatase, with protein sequence MGNEGGGGSAFTWRGRRELVSQIHEQLDELVEARDQMEQLVRVISEIGSDLDLDVTLHRIVKGAMGLTGSPYGALGIRASDGTLASFVREGIDDDTARRLGDLPVGEGLRLDDVSAHPQAGALVAHDPPMRALLAIPITVRGADFGSLYLADDVAGRVFSDSQAAAVRALATAAAAAIDNARLFERERESAKWTKASREITTALLSGDPQTGPLQLIVNRALELAGAEQAILLVPKEPDLPADEVDTLVVAATAGRYSSEVIGRQVPMDGSTTGGVARRGLPQITDSFQYPIEGFTDVGARSAIVMPLIADGAVLGVIAVARDPQQSPFGNDYLELVSDFARHAAIALALAAGREHALNQELAQADTVDDAVNAAAEELRRLWRARRVVAVTFPTQSSSNGTAHGAPQVVSVGEPAQWADLPPRTQRVLSSLRDGDLLTPSTGDPGTAGIALQHPEGVLVVWIDLAERRPFTLEDQTLLTVLAGRLGQGLQRVHQVDQQRETALALQHAILGPAVLPQGFTVRYQAASRPLQVGGDWYDVVDLDDGRIAMVVGDCVGHGLAAATVMGQVRSACRALLFENPSPAAALAGLDRFAARLAGAQCTTAVCAVLDPETGELVYSSAGHPPPILVHADGTTQMLDDGHTIALGVRADWSRPEARVTIPARATLLLYTDGLVERRRAALGKGISQATELVQDGRGSTLDDLANHIMSSLAPSGGYQDDVVLLLYRHPAPLELTFPADVSHLAPARTALRTWLTRTRLDPEQAMNVLVAAGEAVANAIEHGHRDKPGGTISLGATALVDRVQLTITDTGSWKPPQPASYPHRGRGIALMRGLMHDVTIDPDAAGTTVHLSARIT encoded by the coding sequence ATGGGCAATGAAGGAGGAGGTGGATCGGCGTTCACCTGGCGGGGCCGGCGCGAGCTGGTGAGCCAGATACACGAGCAGCTCGACGAGCTGGTGGAAGCTCGCGACCAGATGGAACAACTGGTGCGAGTCATCAGCGAAATCGGTTCTGACCTCGACCTGGACGTGACCCTCCACCGAATCGTCAAGGGGGCGATGGGGCTGACCGGCTCCCCCTACGGGGCCCTGGGTATTCGAGCTTCCGACGGCACCCTGGCCTCGTTCGTGCGCGAGGGGATCGACGACGATACGGCGCGGCGGCTCGGCGATCTACCGGTGGGCGAGGGCCTCCGACTCGACGATGTGAGCGCGCATCCGCAGGCCGGCGCGCTGGTTGCCCATGATCCGCCGATGCGGGCGCTCCTGGCGATACCGATCACGGTACGGGGAGCGGACTTCGGAAGCCTGTACCTGGCCGACGACGTTGCCGGGCGGGTGTTCTCGGACTCCCAGGCCGCCGCCGTGCGGGCCTTGGCGACGGCCGCGGCGGCCGCCATCGACAACGCGCGCCTGTTCGAGCGGGAACGCGAATCGGCGAAATGGACGAAAGCCAGCCGCGAGATCACCACCGCCCTGCTGTCCGGCGACCCCCAGACCGGGCCGCTGCAGCTCATCGTGAACCGTGCACTGGAGTTGGCCGGTGCCGAACAGGCGATTCTGCTGGTTCCGAAGGAGCCCGACCTGCCGGCCGACGAGGTCGACACCCTCGTCGTGGCCGCCACGGCGGGCCGGTACTCCTCGGAGGTGATCGGTCGCCAGGTGCCGATGGACGGTTCCACCACGGGCGGGGTGGCGCGGCGCGGCCTGCCGCAGATCACCGATTCCTTCCAGTATCCGATCGAGGGATTCACCGACGTCGGCGCGCGCTCGGCGATCGTCATGCCGCTGATCGCCGACGGCGCGGTGCTCGGCGTGATCGCTGTTGCCCGCGACCCGCAGCAGTCACCCTTCGGCAACGACTACCTCGAGCTCGTCAGCGACTTCGCCCGGCACGCGGCTATCGCCCTGGCGCTGGCGGCGGGCCGCGAACATGCGCTCAACCAGGAACTCGCCCAGGCGGACACCGTCGACGACGCGGTGAACGCCGCGGCCGAGGAACTGCGCCGGCTGTGGCGGGCTCGCCGCGTCGTCGCGGTCACCTTCCCGACCCAGAGTTCTTCCAACGGAACCGCCCATGGCGCACCGCAAGTCGTGTCGGTCGGCGAGCCCGCGCAGTGGGCCGACCTACCGCCCCGTACCCAACGGGTGCTCAGCTCGTTGCGCGACGGCGACCTACTCACCCCCAGCACCGGGGATCCCGGGACGGCTGGCATCGCGCTGCAGCATCCCGAGGGCGTGCTCGTCGTCTGGATCGATCTGGCCGAGCGTCGGCCATTCACCCTGGAAGACCAGACGTTGCTCACGGTGCTGGCGGGCCGCCTCGGCCAGGGCCTGCAGCGGGTCCATCAGGTCGACCAGCAGCGCGAAACCGCATTGGCGCTACAGCACGCGATCCTCGGCCCCGCTGTTCTGCCGCAGGGGTTCACGGTGCGCTATCAGGCAGCCAGCCGGCCCCTACAGGTGGGCGGTGACTGGTACGACGTCGTCGACCTGGACGACGGGCGCATCGCGATGGTCGTCGGCGACTGTGTGGGGCATGGTCTCGCCGCCGCCACCGTAATGGGGCAGGTGCGCAGCGCCTGCCGCGCGTTGCTGTTCGAAAACCCCAGTCCCGCAGCCGCTCTCGCCGGATTGGATCGCTTCGCTGCCCGGCTGGCCGGCGCTCAATGCACCACCGCGGTCTGCGCCGTGCTCGACCCAGAGACCGGCGAGCTGGTGTATTCCAGTGCCGGGCACCCACCGCCCATCCTGGTCCACGCGGACGGCACCACCCAGATGCTCGACGACGGTCACACCATCGCCTTGGGAGTGCGAGCCGACTGGTCGCGTCCCGAGGCCCGGGTGACCATTCCGGCGCGCGCCACCCTGCTGCTCTACACGGACGGGTTGGTCGAACGTCGCCGCGCCGCTCTGGGGAAGGGCATCTCGCAGGCCACCGAGCTCGTGCAGGACGGCCGCGGGTCCACGCTCGACGATTTGGCGAACCACATCATGTCAAGTCTGGCCCCCAGCGGCGGCTATCAGGACGACGTTGTCCTCCTGCTCTACCGCCATCCCGCACCCCTGGAGCTGACGTTCCCCGCGGACGTCAGCCACCTCGCCCCCGCCCGAACGGCGTTGCGCACCTGGTTGACCCGGACCCGCCTCGACCCGGAACAGGCGATGAACGTGCTCGTCGCCGCCGGGGAAGCCGTCGCCAACGCCATCGAGCATGGTCACCGCGACAAGCCGGGCGGCACGATCAGCCTGGGCGCGACGGCACTGGTCGACCGCGTGCAGTTGACCATCACCGACACTGGATCGTGGAAGCCTCCGCAACCGGCCAGCTATCCCCACCGGGGCCGGGGCATCGCCCTCATGCGAGGGCTCATGCATGACGTCACCATCGACCCCGACGCCGCTGGGACCACGGTTCACCTGTCCGCGAGGATCACATGA
- a CDS encoding Type 1 glutamine amidotransferase-like domain-containing protein → MNESAPQHQPLYLLADSQLLFWKRRDRLLLEAALYEVACDTPISAAYVGASNGDLAEFYEIFEAAMDAIGIAGRRMIVSSFGQEDRAFLETAQLIVLAGGDVVLGWDTFERTGMTEVILARYAKGAVLVGISAGAVQLGRYGIVGTPESAAPELLDMFNLVPMVIDVHDERAGWARLSRTIESLQGMTTGLGIPSGGGVIVHANGTVESLRHPAHEFRYDGTRVVHTLLRADEGD, encoded by the coding sequence GTGAATGAGTCTGCCCCACAACATCAACCGCTCTATCTGCTGGCGGACAGTCAGCTGCTGTTTTGGAAACGGCGCGACCGACTGCTCCTCGAGGCGGCTCTCTACGAAGTAGCTTGCGACACACCAATTAGCGCGGCATACGTCGGCGCCTCCAACGGGGATTTGGCGGAGTTCTACGAAATCTTCGAGGCGGCAATGGATGCGATCGGAATCGCCGGCCGTCGCATGATCGTTTCGTCATTCGGCCAGGAGGACCGGGCCTTCCTGGAGACTGCCCAGTTGATCGTCCTGGCAGGCGGCGATGTGGTTCTCGGCTGGGACACGTTCGAGAGAACCGGCATGACGGAGGTGATCCTGGCCCGTTACGCCAAGGGAGCGGTCCTGGTGGGCATTTCGGCCGGCGCGGTCCAGCTCGGACGCTACGGAATTGTCGGCACACCGGAGTCCGCCGCACCTGAGCTGCTCGATATGTTCAATCTCGTCCCCATGGTCATCGACGTGCACGACGAGCGGGCCGGGTGGGCGCGGCTATCCCGGACGATCGAATCCTTGCAGGGAATGACCACCGGGCTCGGAATCCCCTCTGGTGGCGGAGTCATCGTCCATGCAAATGGCACTGTCGAGTCTCTCCGGCATCCGGCGCACGAGTTCCGCTACGACGGCACCCGCGTCGTGCACACGCTATTGCGTGCAGATGAGGGGGACTGA
- a CDS encoding heme-binding protein, with product MFLADLIPRRLLLGAISAGAVTGTLLCATAGTAAADPPPRPPNCTAADVAGVAAGVAAALSAYLFTHPDLNGFYTDLQDRPKDQIRDDVQSYFNANPQEQADLENIRQPLADIRQRCQWTPLVGQAGATS from the coding sequence GTGTTCCTCGCAGATCTGATCCCGCGTCGGCTACTGCTCGGGGCCATCAGTGCCGGCGCGGTGACCGGCACGCTGTTATGTGCTACGGCGGGGACCGCCGCGGCGGATCCCCCGCCCCGGCCGCCCAACTGCACAGCGGCAGACGTGGCCGGCGTCGCGGCCGGCGTCGCCGCGGCGCTGTCGGCCTACCTGTTCACCCATCCGGACCTCAACGGCTTCTACACCGACCTGCAGGATCGGCCCAAAGATCAGATTCGCGACGACGTGCAGTCGTACTTCAACGCCAACCCACAGGAGCAGGCAGATCTTGAGAACATCCGTCAGCCACTGGCTGACATCAGGCAACGCTGCCAGTGGACACCGCTGGTCGGGCAGGCCGGCGCGACTTCCTGA
- a CDS encoding YgcG family protein produces the protein MRVVRLFGVVSAFLTAGLLLANPAAAQPPSKLTDHITDSTGVLTNPGRAAVSSAIDRLYRDRHIQLWVVYVDNFSRFKPDNWATQTRSASGMGDHDALLAVATNTKLYAFSVPPQVQGLTAAELNSLRSNQIEPAVAAKDWSGAAVAAADGLNRAASSSKPTGLRIVIGVIVVVVVVAVFFLLYRRYRRRRADAGDGRVTIEGRDVSLGQALSTADARLRQVSDYVARHRDSVGAPTQNRFEEAKRYLAAARGKEATNSAEAIAYANRASTLAAQAQTLANADVLAAHRTRRGRGTASPR, from the coding sequence ATGCGGGTTGTTCGCCTGTTCGGAGTCGTCTCGGCATTCCTCACAGCGGGGCTGCTGCTGGCAAACCCCGCCGCCGCGCAACCGCCGTCCAAGCTCACGGATCACATCACTGACAGCACCGGGGTGTTGACGAATCCCGGTCGGGCAGCGGTCAGCTCGGCGATCGACCGGCTTTACCGCGATCGGCACATTCAACTGTGGGTGGTCTACGTCGACAACTTCTCCCGGTTCAAACCCGACAACTGGGCCACTCAAACTCGCAGTGCCAGCGGCATGGGCGACCACGACGCGCTGCTGGCCGTGGCCACGAACACCAAGCTGTACGCGTTCTCCGTGCCGCCGCAGGTGCAAGGTCTCACCGCAGCCGAGCTAAACAGTTTGCGGAGTAACCAAATTGAGCCTGCGGTGGCCGCGAAAGATTGGAGCGGTGCCGCGGTCGCCGCAGCTGACGGGCTGAACCGAGCGGCAAGCTCGTCAAAGCCGACCGGGTTGCGGATCGTGATCGGCGTCATCGTCGTTGTGGTCGTCGTCGCGGTGTTTTTCCTGCTCTATCGCCGATACCGCCGTCGGCGGGCCGACGCTGGCGATGGGCGGGTAACCATTGAAGGGCGCGACGTTTCATTGGGGCAGGCGTTATCCACCGCGGACGCCCGACTGCGCCAAGTCTCCGACTATGTCGCCAGGCATCGCGACAGCGTTGGCGCCCCGACGCAGAACCGGTTCGAAGAGGCGAAACGGTATTTGGCAGCGGCGCGCGGCAAGGAAGCAACAAATAGCGCCGAAGCAATCGCCTACGCCAACAGGGCGTCGACGCTGGCCGCTCAGGCGCAGACGTTGGCGAACGCCGACGTGCTGGCGGCGCACCGCACGCGGCGGGGCCGAGGCACTGCATCTCCGCGATGA
- a CDS encoding BTAD domain-containing putative transcriptional regulator: MGQNALRFGVLGPLQISADGNELPLGPAKQRAVLATLLINRNRTVSIDSLIDAAWRQCPPPEARGSLHAHVSRLRRLVSSAGVDAAAVLASAQPGYRLNVPDEACDVDRFAIAQKAGIEAAAAGRFEQASGHLSAALAEWRGPVLEDLRDFEFVDAFAAALAEDKLVTLTVRAEAEIACGRTHSIIGELERLVAEHPYREPLWAQLITGYYLAERQYDALDAYGRLKALLADDLGIDPGPTLRSLHEKVLRQEPLDVKHAARATAKRAAGTFQWRTGRGRGSTVGHLRDAAGRRYPLVGTATRIGRLPENDIALDDDTVSRFHAVIVDTGNSFVITDLQSANGVDVAGRRIRTSATLADGDRIRICDHEFTFEVGAS; the protein is encoded by the coding sequence ATGGGCCAGAACGCTCTCCGGTTCGGAGTGTTGGGACCGTTGCAGATAAGTGCCGACGGCAACGAGCTGCCACTGGGACCGGCAAAGCAACGGGCGGTGCTGGCCACGCTCTTGATCAACCGAAATCGCACAGTCTCGATTGACTCGCTGATTGACGCTGCCTGGCGCCAGTGCCCACCACCGGAGGCTCGGGGTAGCCTGCACGCGCACGTGTCCAGGCTCCGCCGATTGGTCAGCAGTGCCGGCGTGGATGCCGCCGCCGTTCTGGCCAGCGCCCAGCCGGGGTATCGGCTGAACGTCCCCGACGAGGCTTGCGACGTCGACCGCTTCGCCATCGCGCAGAAAGCGGGAATTGAGGCGGCCGCGGCGGGCAGGTTCGAACAGGCCAGCGGCCACCTATCGGCCGCACTGGCCGAGTGGCGCGGCCCGGTGCTCGAGGATCTGCGGGACTTTGAATTCGTCGATGCCTTCGCCGCCGCGCTCGCGGAGGACAAGCTGGTGACGCTGACGGTGCGGGCAGAGGCTGAAATCGCTTGCGGGCGAACTCACTCCATCATCGGAGAGTTGGAAAGGCTCGTGGCCGAGCACCCCTACCGAGAACCGCTGTGGGCACAGTTGATAACCGGCTACTATCTGGCGGAACGCCAATACGATGCACTGGACGCATACGGTCGGCTGAAGGCTTTGCTCGCCGACGATCTGGGCATCGACCCTGGGCCTACGTTGCGGAGTCTGCATGAGAAGGTCCTTCGCCAAGAGCCGCTGGACGTCAAGCACGCGGCCCGCGCAACCGCTAAGCGTGCCGCCGGCACCTTCCAGTGGCGCACCGGACGCGGCCGCGGGTCCACCGTTGGCCATCTGCGCGACGCCGCCGGACGTCGTTATCCGCTGGTAGGGACAGCCACCAGGATCGGGCGCCTTCCCGAGAATGACATCGCACTCGACGATGACACCGTCAGCCGTTTCCACGCGGTGATCGTCGACACCGGTAACAGCTTTGTCATTACAGATCTGCAGTCAGCCAACGGAGTCGATGTAGCGGGCCGGCGGATCCGCACCAGCGCGACGCTGGCCGATGGCGACCGCATTCGCATCTGCGACCACGAATTCACGTTCGAAGTCGGTGCCAGCTGA
- a CDS encoding serine/threonine-protein kinase produces the protein MAVDARVGTTFGKYDITRRIGKGGGGVVYEAYDTDKRRTVALKVLAEESSANATFRTRFQRESEAAAMLQEPHVIPIHDWGEIDGNLYIDMRLVQGQTLLDLIAEGPLAPARAVAIITQVAAALDAAHAEGLIHRDVKPQNILVTPADFVYLVDFGIAQTMSDPRLTTVGSQIGTLNYMAPERFNDKVTTRAVDVYSLACVLYESLTAEAPFAGDSLEHVVAAHLAVPPPRPSAANRRVPPAFDEVVARGMAKRPGERYATAGDLASAAQHALESSSADGDRTRPFATAVVPSDGPTDRRTDGEERRRSWVLPTVIGVAAGLIVAGTVIGLLTHRSTGQQQAPPPRAVQPPLITGPDLSSLHQSCDQGFSLPAATGFGTHAGRGTPETSCLFANSVLTSYWAEYGDASPLPRAVSAPGAVDCKTVPGALCTGSNFLMHCQQRPAESWITCIGGSSARVYLW, from the coding sequence ATGGCGGTGGACGCGCGCGTCGGTACGACGTTCGGCAAGTACGACATCACGCGCCGCATCGGCAAGGGCGGCGGCGGGGTGGTGTACGAGGCCTACGACACCGACAAGAGGCGAACCGTCGCGCTCAAGGTGCTCGCCGAAGAGTCCTCAGCTAACGCCACCTTCCGGACCAGGTTCCAGCGGGAGTCCGAGGCGGCGGCGATGCTGCAAGAGCCGCACGTCATTCCCATCCACGACTGGGGCGAGATCGACGGCAACCTTTACATTGATATGCGGCTGGTCCAGGGACAGACGCTTCTTGACCTCATCGCGGAGGGACCGCTGGCGCCCGCACGGGCGGTGGCCATCATCACTCAAGTCGCCGCCGCGCTGGACGCGGCACACGCCGAGGGATTGATCCACCGCGACGTCAAGCCGCAGAACATCCTCGTCACCCCTGCGGATTTCGTGTATCTCGTCGACTTCGGCATCGCGCAGACCATGTCCGATCCCCGCCTGACGACGGTCGGCAGTCAGATCGGCACGTTGAATTACATGGCGCCCGAACGGTTTAACGACAAGGTGACCACACGCGCTGTAGACGTCTACTCGCTGGCATGCGTTTTGTACGAGTCGCTGACCGCTGAGGCCCCGTTCGCCGGTGACAGCCTTGAGCATGTGGTGGCGGCCCACCTCGCCGTGCCGCCGCCGCGGCCGAGCGCCGCCAATAGGCGCGTTCCCCCGGCGTTCGACGAAGTCGTCGCCCGCGGCATGGCCAAACGCCCCGGTGAGCGGTACGCAACGGCGGGTGACCTTGCCAGCGCCGCGCAGCACGCATTGGAAAGCTCGTCGGCTGACGGGGACCGCACGCGGCCGTTCGCGACCGCCGTGGTGCCGTCCGACGGCCCGACAGACCGACGCACCGATGGGGAAGAACGCCGGCGCAGCTGGGTGCTCCCGACCGTGATCGGGGTCGCGGCGGGCCTGATTGTCGCGGGCACCGTCATCGGACTTCTCACCCATCGGTCGACTGGGCAACAGCAGGCACCGCCGCCACGCGCCGTCCAGCCTCCCCTAATCACCGGACCCGACCTCAGTAGCCTGCATCAGTCCTGCGACCAAGGGTTCTCGTTGCCGGCGGCTACGGGCTTCGGCACCCATGCCGGACGTGGGACTCCCGAAACCTCATGCCTTTTCGCCAATAGCGTGCTGACGTCGTACTGGGCTGAATACGGCGACGCCAGCCCGCTGCCGCGCGCCGTCTCGGCGCCCGGCGCGGTTGACTGCAAGACCGTGCCCGGTGCGCTGTGCACCGGCTCGAACTTCCTCATGCACTGCCAGCAGCGCCCCGCGGAAAGCTGGATCACCTGCATCGGGGGCAGCAGCGCCCGCGTATACCTGTGGTGA
- a CDS encoding esterase has protein sequence MKATTHRPFVALAATAVIACAAGCGTSSNIRQTTSTAATTSVAAQGQSMCVDLGGTVGPDGICHVRNATSTYQTEMSFPIDYPDMSAVGAFLKRDRDDFVDWVAEVGPQQKRGRPYQYIVTAKTFRSGTPGAGTQSLVLKIDNDTGLAHEGHPNTTFRAFNFDLAKHTAITFDTLFKPGTKPLDVLNPIVRRELDAPTAELDEKTYQNFAITNEAVIFFFGQDQVVQDNAGPHQVKVPRVDLAALLA, from the coding sequence ATGAAAGCGACAACCCACCGCCCATTTGTGGCCCTCGCCGCGACGGCGGTGATCGCCTGTGCGGCGGGGTGCGGTACGTCAAGCAACATTCGTCAGACCACGTCGACGGCGGCTACCACGTCCGTTGCGGCGCAAGGACAGTCGATGTGCGTCGATCTCGGCGGAACCGTTGGTCCCGACGGCATCTGCCACGTGCGGAATGCGACATCCACCTACCAGACCGAGATGAGCTTTCCCATCGACTACCCGGACATGTCGGCCGTCGGCGCATTCCTGAAACGGGACCGCGACGACTTCGTCGACTGGGTCGCCGAGGTGGGACCGCAACAGAAGCGTGGCCGGCCGTATCAATACATCGTCACCGCCAAGACGTTTCGGTCGGGAACCCCGGGCGCGGGCACCCAAAGCCTGGTGCTCAAGATCGACAACGACACCGGCCTGGCCCACGAAGGCCACCCAAACACCACTTTCCGGGCGTTCAACTTTGACCTCGCCAAGCACACCGCGATCACGTTCGACACGTTATTCAAGCCCGGTACGAAACCGCTTGATGTCCTCAACCCGATCGTGCGGCGCGAGTTGGACGCGCCGACAGCCGAACTCGATGAGAAGACCTACCAAAACTTCGCGATCACGAACGAGGCGGTGATCTTCTTCTTCGGCCAAGACCAGGTGGTCCAGGACAACGCCGGGCCACACCAAGTCAAGGTGCCCCGCGTCGACCTGGCAGCGCTGCTGGCCTGA